CCCAGCTAGATCTTCTACAAGGACACTTCCAGCCACTACATAAGAAATGCAGCCCCAAATGGTCCTGAAGGAGACTGAGTCCGGGGAAGCCATAGCTGGTGGAAGCCAGAGACCCAGCCTGCTGGTGCTGAGTGGAGAGCGTAGCTCAGACCAACCTGCAAGTCCATTCCTGCGCCTCTTGTCTCTCCTTTTCTGGCCCATCTCCTCTTGTCTCTTCAAGTTCCCGTGCCTCATGTCATCAACAGAACCTTGGTGAGTTAGGGGCTGTGACCCAGGCTGGCTGAGCTGAACATGATGCTCAGCTGGGAAACACGGTGCTTAAAAACATTTGGCGCTATAGAGCCTGATGGTTCAAACCTGTTTTACTGATGCACCAGCCCCTGCGAACAGTCCTCTAGCTTCTGTGCCCCACTCCCATTCCCAGTTGTGCTTGCATCCTgtagggtgggtgggggtgggggtgcagaggTTTCTCATCCATCTTCACATAAGGTCCCAGGCTTCCTCCAACAATTAGTGTCTCTGCTGCTCTGGGCTCCTGGGAATTCAATTGTGGGCACCCATCTTCCTAATTCAGAGATGGGCaagccaaggcccagagagggcaaaGAATTTGGCTAAAGTTTTGCATAGAATAGGGACCCTCCAAAGAGGAGCCAAAGCTCTTCCTCCCAGGGAAAGGGGTCTCCACTTTTCCAGTCACTCATTCATCACTCTggtggagaaggagaaaggacaGCGTGTGGGGCAGATGGGAATCTGGGATTCTTAAGGAACCCTTCACGGTGTCTGGTCTcacctccccacctccaggcCTGGCCTGGCAGCAAGCAGTATCTTGTTCAAACTCTAAACAAGTTCAAACTCTTGTTCAAACGGCAACCCCTCCCAGGCCAGATCTCCTTGGAATTGTCCTCAATTTACCTATGCCAAATTGTGTGCTCTTGGCCAGGTCTTTCCCTTGCCTGAGTCTGTTTCCAACTTGGCACAGAGCAGGACTGTGCTTTAGATGTGAAGCCTTTGCCTGAGGCAATGGATGCAGTTGTACTGCAGGCTGGAGTGGGGGGCCAGCACCTGTCTATTAGGAATAGAAGTCCCTGGGAACCCTCTGCCTCCTCTCAGCCTGCAGagcaagaaagaataaataatccCTTCAAGACCCAAGCCAAGCTGGTACCTGGTAGGGGAATGTTGGGATGGGGAGTTGGGGAGCCGCCATCTGGGAACTCAGCACAGGGACCAGACAACCACATCCTAACAACAGTAGTGGGGATCCTGGATCAACCCTGTACACACCAAGAGAGGAAGCACCAATGTGACAAGCAGGTAAGGGTGTCCCTGGTTTGGGAGGTGAGAAACAAAGGACAGAAGACTGTCTACTGTTCTAAAAGCAGGATGAAGTATTGGCAAGAAGCTGGGGAAAATGGGGCTTCATAGTCCCCTGAAATAGGTGAAAATTTGGGGTGCAGTTTGGCAGTACCTAGTGTTTTGGTTCAGTAAGGCTGACAAAATGTCTTATACcagaatggactggcttttaacaatggggatttattagcttataaatgtACAgctgtaaggccatgaaaatgtcccataaGGCATCAACAGAACAATGCTttttctgaagacaggctgccaacGTCCAGGTCATCTCTGTCACATAGAAAGACACATAATGTTGTCTGTCGGTCCTTCTCCCCGGttttgttgcttcagcttctgaattctccttctgtggctttttctctaaacttctctggtaCTTTTCCTGTGAGCTTTCAATTTCACCTTTTCACTTTGTTGtggcttttatcctcttataaaggactccaactAAAGGATCAAGTCCTACCCTGAATGACCCGACTcgtatctcaattgaaataacctaatcaaaaggtcccacccacaataggtctacacccacaggaatggaataaaagaaCACAGTgtgggtacacaacagcttcaaatcaaCACATCTAGTAAAGATATACCTCCCTGTTGGCCCAGCTagaaaaaagcaagttgtagAACCAAATGCCCAAGATGataccatttatgtaaaattgaaACTCATGGAACTGTATGTACAGAGACCAGTATGCATTTTTAATGCACCCCAAAGTAACATTTATGTGCAAGCATAAGAACTTCAATGAAAATGATGCAGGCAACTACGGACATTCTATTCTTTGGTTTTAGTATGAAAAACCCCACCAAACTATTTGCAATCCCGAAAGATCTTGGGAGACGGcgatgaaaaaaaaagggaatttcatttttctcatgtttATTAAACTTGAAGCAAGTATGACGAAATATAACAGGCAAAATTCTGGTGTATCAAATCTCTTAAAACAACCAAATTCTACAGAAATCCCCAAAACAAACCGAAGGCCACAAGTGAAAGCGCCCCCGCCCTTCACAGCGAATGGTGACTGAGAAAACCAGGGGCCAACCCCGCCTCCGAACCAGACGGAAGGCGCTCAAAcggaatttttttaaagctgggGAGGGCGGGGAAGGGGACAGGTCTGGGAGCGGGGGATTCCTGGCCCGCCCCGCGCAACTGCGGCGCCCCAAGCTTAACAGAGAATCTAGTGTGGGGCGGACCGAGCCAGACGTCCTTCTTCCCGCAGGAAACTCAGAGCCGGGGCTCCCCTTGGATTGGTGAAAATCGCGATCCTTGATTTGCATAGGCCCCACCCCGCGGCCTGCCGTCAGTGCGCAGCGTGCTGAAGGGCCAGGCCGGGAGACCGGAAAACCGGGAGACCGGGAGACCCGGAGAGTGGATGGGAAGCGGGTTGTCCCTGTCCGCCTTGGGCATGCTTTCTTCCAGGCGCGTGGAACAGCGTTTTCCGGGTTCCTCACTCCTGGACTCCCCAAAACGGGAGGCGCGGGCTTGGCggtacttcatttcttcttaggaTGCAATACCAGGGAAGGCTCCGCCCTCCTCTCCTACCGCCATCCCTGTCTTGCTCTGGGCAGCTCTTGGCTTCTTTTCCCCTCGTGTGAGGAGGCTTCTGCACTCTTCATACGCCCTGGTGTGTTTCCTTCAGAGCACACACAAGCAACTATTAATGGCCAGGTGAGACACCTGGCCAATGCCTGCAGGTATAGCACAGGGCTCTGATTGTCTAGTCAACCCTTGAGCCCCTCCCATTAGTAGGGTTGGGAGACAGGCATGGCAATAGAGTCCTCACTTTCATGAAGGTAGTAATACGGGTTAACAAGTGGACAATTAGTTACCTCCCCAAATCAGTACGTATTATAGAATGATACAGTGTCAAGTACAGGCAAGGGAGAGCCCGCAGAGCAAATCACAGGGACCCTGAGTCCACCTAAACCCTGGGtcaaaccccacccccagcttctggtggtcctGTGTCCTGCTCTGTCTACCCAGAGTAATCAGTGGATGGAGCTTGGTGGGCTCTGACTGGGCTTCCTCCTTCCTCAGCCCCTGTGCTCCCCTGGGAAGGAGAGGGGCTTGGACAGTTTCCGCCAGTTCTCCCCCACCATCCCTGCTATTTGGCAGGCACTCAGTCAGGTCAGACAACTTCCAAGAATTAAGACAAGTATGAAAAGAGATTCAACAAAGAGCCTCCCATCAagcctttttattgtttccaaaatAGCATTTCTGTCTCAGAGAGTCCCAGTGCCCTCTGTTCTTGACAAAGCCCATTCTTTAGGACTGATGACAGCAGAAAACTGGGTAAATTCCAGAACTCCCACAATAgcatcattttccaaaatgtagaAAGTTTATCAAATGTAATTTACATgaatataacaaaagaaaaaatatatataaaaaactcttAAGAACTTAATTCCAAAAGATGAAACAGCCCAAAGGCTGAGAAGCAAGCATCCTTCAGCTGGGAGTACCAGGTTAGTGCTGTGAGGGCACCAGCAGGGTCAGGACTCCAGGGAGGGCTCGAGGAGCCCTAGAGGAAGTCTGGTCCCAGCAAGTGCCCTGCAGCGCCTGCTGGGTTCCTAGTCAGGCCGGGGATAGTCATGCCCCCATGAGCCCATAAGTGTCAATGAAAACTATGCTACCTCCTCCCTCCACCACCCATAACCACCACTACGCTGCACACAACAAAATGCAAGAAACTTAGCAGTTGCTGCATTTAGTGCAGCAAACCCTGTCCTGGTCTCTAAAGTTCTGGGTACTAGTTGTGAGGCCGCTTGGCCAGgggctcttcctccttctctcgcTTCAGCCAGCGTTCAAGGAGTCCTGCACTGCCTCTCTTGGTGGGGACTGGGCTCTTCTGCAGGAACTGGCTGGACCACTGGGGCACATCTGACGCTTCCTTTTGGGGTGTTTTTGGATCTTCCTTTTTGGGCGACTTTGTGGCCAGCCACTGCAACATCTTCTGGCTGCTGGCACTTGCCTTGGGTTCCTAGAAGAAAGGAGGATGAAGCGGAAACCACCCTTAGCCTTAGGAAAAGGCTAAGAAGATGGCCAACTCCAAGGGAAAAAAACAGGGGAAGAGGCATTAGGTACAGACTCAGGCCTGGAAATGTTCCTAAGGACCAACAGGGCCCAGTAGTCACAagtgttctctttctctttgctgcTGAGGACCTTGCAGCTCCTATCTCCTAATGTGCAGAGCTATATAACCTCTTCActtttctttgcctctttccCTATACATGTAAACTTAATTGCAATTAAGTACTTATTAAGGGCCAGACATTGTGCTATATACTTTACATGGATCATATTAACAAATAATATGAAATagatattattttcctattttcacaAGTACACCAAGTCTCTGAGAAGTTAAGTCCCTTGCTGAAAGTCACACATATCTATAAGGGGGGGAACACGGATTTGGGCTCAGGTGGTCCAACTCCAGAGCCCACAATCCTAATAGCAACAATTACATTAATTACAACCTGCTTCTCAAAGGAATATTTTGTTGCTTTAGATTTCTGTCCTAAAACCATGCTCTCAGCATGCCTTTCAATAATCCTTCTGcacatttcattccttccttcattcagtAACAGTAAGGAGAACTTAAGTACTATGATTAATTTTGGGAAttcaaaatgaacaaaacacAGCACCCATCTTCAAAGAACTCCCAATTCTGGGATAGAAACTATTTTGTAACAAGTGCTAGTAAAGTCACATATAAAGTGCTTTGGGAGTACAAGGGAAGGAAGGAGCAAATGAGTGTGCTTCAAGGGGAGTAGCTCTTTGCTTCACAGAGAAGGGGTGTTGAACAAGGCAAAGAAGAGAATTGATGAGTACTCCAAACAAGCAGAGAATGAAGTATTCTCagagaaaaaatgtaattttgtgAGACAGGGGGAGTGATGGGGACTGAGGCTGGAGAGATGTAGATGAGCGTCAGCCTCTCCGCAGAGCCTTTTCTCAGATGTCATTAATGCCTTCTGCTTTCCTTATGCCCACATTCCAACCTGGAACAGAAAGATCCTCAAGTAGTATAATGCTGCCTCTCCAGAATGTAAATTCTTTTGGAGTGAAAACCATGGTGAGAGGGGGCCATGTCTAGCAAAACTAATGCACATATAATCACATTTAGGGATACTTGATAATAATAAAGAGATTAAGTGGCAGTGTTACAGGAGTTTGCAGaggacaacaaaagaaaaaagatgacacTGACTATTAAAGGTGTGGATAtggaaaacttttttaaaatggggGAAGGGCATAGCTGTTCTTTTTGCCACATCTCAGGCATTCTAAGATGCCTATTCTTGGAACACTCAGAGACATGTCCTATGCCTTGTCTCTCCATGATACCTACAAACAATGGCTATTTCTAAGTCTTTATCCCTAATGTCAGCGGGGGCAGGCTGAACACTTTGCTCTGGAACTTCTTTCCCCATTGTAGGCTTTTTGCCTATTCACCTTTACTTCCATGCTAATTCTAAGAGGTTAAAGTTCACGGCACAGATTCTCTCAAATTTTCCTGAAGAAAACAGACACCAGGAACTCCTTCTCCAACTTGCAGTTGAGATGCAGAGTTATAGAACAGGGACGTTAAATATCATAGGGGGGACAAAAATAGAATATGGCCAAGGGTTCCTTTAACTTTCTTACAAACTTGATTTATTATCAGAATTGCCAACGAAGGTTCTTAATAACACAGAAGCCCAAGCCCCAGCCCCGGCTATTGATTCAGTAGATTTAGATAGGGCCGccagcatttacatttttaaagagctcCTCTGAGAACTCCTTAGTCATAGTCAGGTTTTAAAATCATTGCTCTAGTCTACCCTGCCAGGCACAGGAATAGGAAACTGGTGGTTGAAATTAAAGCTCCAAATGTAAAAGATTATATCCTATAAAAATAGGCCATACTAACGGACAGAAAGCTCAGAAAGGAGTCACAAGTGCCTACCTTTTTGATCAACAAGTCAATAGGAGCCAGACACTCAGGAGTGTTGTTTCGGCAGTTGTTCACCACAAAGGAGACTGGATGGAAGGTGATGTTCTCTGTGGGGTGGATCAACTTCAGAGCTTCCTGAGTTGAGACCTCACCAAAGTCTAGCCATTTAGAGACTGCCTCCTCTCCATCTAATATAGCAGGCATCCTAGACAGGAAGTCAAGACACTGGTCAGAAGAGGTAGAGGGAGGGCATGGAGAGAAAGGAGACTTGAGTCCACATATAACTGAAATCACCACAAAAGACGGACAGCTCACCCACTCTCTGCACATCACATGTTGACTGCTGCCATGAAGCCTCCCAAACACAACTTAACAGGGCACTAAATTCAGCTCTGGAGAGCCTGCTTACAAAATTTCAGGACAAAGACAGCAAATAGTACATGGCTAGCGGCCAGGGTACTCCTGAGTACACTCTAGCAAATGGGTAAACCTTCTATAATTCCCCAGCCTGGATCCTGGAAAACTAGTATATCAACAACAATCTccagccccatgaccagtgaaAGACTTTTAATAAGAAAGGGCTATTCACACATTTGTGAACAAAGGGAATCCATGCCTCAGCAAAGCAGAGAGGACGTCAAAGATGGTTCCTGGTACTGGGAATGTTAGGAAAAGAGCTTCTGTTTAGCTTCCAAATTTTGGCCTAGACCAATGCAAGGCATGGTACACATTTCATAGATGCATAAACATcaattttaatagtttaataATGTAAGTTCAGCAAATCAAATGTAcgttaaaaagtgttttaaaatctttgaaaTCCAGATTCATCTTATGATGAATGGCATCTTTGAGTTGTATCATAGTTTTAATTAGTAGTACTTTATCTTTCTTAGCAGAATATAAATAATGGTCCATGTTTAAATGGATGGTATCTTAGATTAGATGAAAATAAGGTAATTTTACCATGAATTAGCAAAAAATAGACCTACTACATCACATCAAAGCATGATTTCACAGATCTCACTCAGGACAAGGCTAAGTAAGTGCAGTGTGCAGCACTGCATTCTTCTCAGTGAAACATCAAAAAGTAAATTCTCAGAGTGCTCAGATCTGGCAAAAATCATGAAGTATAGTCAGTTCTTCTAATGCTTGTTTTTGgaacacaaattttttttttcaagctaaTTCAAGTTAACTTTATTGTATTTTGGTGCTATCTCACATTTGTGTGCAATTACCTTTATCATTTTATTGCCAAGGCAGAAAGTAATCAGAACAATTATTTGAAAATGGAGGTTTATAAATTCTAAATCACAGTTGCTGGCATTTTTGATAAAACAGCAGCTTTATCTCAGAAAGTGGCAGGGACATCGGATAAATCATGCATCAGTCAAGTGTAGCTGACCCCCAAGTGCATTGCACAATATCAGAAGTGCTTCCAAAGAAACTTTCCTGCATCATCTATCATTTTTCATAATACAAAAATAGCTATACACCTGAAGAACAGAAGCTGGGGGgataatgataaataaaaaaaaaaagtagtgtggACAAACCATTAACTGCTCTCCCCTTTAAACCGTAAGATACAATAGGGAAACCAGACCATGCACATAAACAAATATGACTACAGCAACTCTAAATATCTGCATTCATATTCGTCAACtcagttttaaatataaatgaaatatagagtacagtcataaaaagaaaaagcgcATTTCTAGGCTGCCTGCACTTTGATGCTATGTTCAGGTTCTGCTGCTTCTCAAATCCACTGTCTCCACCAGGCTTGTCTACGTGATACCAGACGTCCCACACAGGCTGCTTATTGTTGTGCCTTTACAATTATTTTCTAGTCCTCATTTTCTCCAAAAGTGTATTgcttaaaaaggggatttaactTGATTTTAAGGACAACAGGGGAGAAAACCTTGAGTCCCcacatgtgatttttccctccaCTCATTCCTGGTGACACGATATGCCAAGTGACAGGCCACCAGGGACTGTCCCTGGGCCCCAAGCACTCGTTGTCACACAGGAGAAAATCACCTGTGCCCTGAGCAGCAGCTCTTCTCAGGGGAAGACCCCCAGATCTGCCACTGGCATATGCTGGAACACAAATTTGTTCTAAATGCAATTGAAATGTTAGGGAACAATTTGagcataatataaattttgtgcttGCTTATGTATGATTTCATCAGAGACAAACGCTAGGTGACAGAAAACTGTACCCAGCTGAACTGAGGCTGGTAGGAATACACAAAACGCACTCATGTACACACCTGAAACATGTACCACCTACCTCAGTTCACCAAATTTATCCTACAACATTGACtgtattttgctatttcttttgcatttgtgAACTTTTCTACATATAAAAACACTCATTCAACATCTCAAACACATCTGAGTTTCCTGGTTCAAAACATGCCAActttctctctaaaccaattCAACAGttaggtgaacttactgccctgccttctacatgggacatgactcccagaggtgtaaatctccctgggagcATGGGTcaaaactcccaggatgagctggggcctggcatcatgggattgagaaagccttcttgaccaaaaggggaaagagagaaatgggacaaaataaagtttcagtggctgaaagatttcaaacagacttgagaggttatcctggaggttattcttatgcattatatagatatccctttttagtttatggtgtatttgagtggctagaggaaagtacctgaaactgttgaactgtgttccagtagccttgattcttaaagattattgtataaagatgtaacttttacagtgtgactgtgtgagtgtgaaaaccttttgtcagattcttttatccagggtatggacagatgagtaaaaaaaatatggataaaaaataaatagtagggtaaggagtaaaataaattgggtagatggaaattttagtggtcaatgagagggaggggtaagggggtatgggatgtatgactctcttctttctttttatttctttttctggagtgacacaaatgttctaaaaatcatcatggttattctcacaagcagtgaggacaccCAAACccataggctgaaccctcaatcttgggatttgttcatatgaaacttatacccGCAAAGGAtagggctaagcctacttaaaattaggcttaagagtcacctccagagaacccttttgttgctcagatgtggcctctctctctcagccaaaatggcaagcaaactcactgcctccccctctccatgtgggacatgactcccaggggtgtggaccttcctggcaacgtgggacagaaatcctagaatgagctgggactcagcatcaagggattgagagaaccttctagaccaaaaggggaagagagaaatgagacaaaataaattgtcaacggctgagaaatttcaaacagaatcgagaggttatcctgcaggttaagtcttatgcattatatagatatcccctttttagtttaagtggtattagaaaggctagagggaagtgcctgaaactgtacagctgtgttccagtagccatgtttgtttgagatgactgtataatgacatagctttctcaatgtgactgtgtgattgtgaaaactttgtgtctgatgttccttctacctacagtatggacagataagtaaaacatatggactaaaaataaataaataatagggggaacaaatattaaaataaattgggtagagggaaatactagtggtcaatgagagggaggggtaggggtatgctatgtatgtttcttcttttttctctttatttctttttctggagttatgcaaatgttctaagaaatgatcacggtgatgaatatataactatgtgatgatattgtgggccactgattgcacaccaagtatggaatgttcatatgttaagagtatttgtgtttgtatattatttggttcaataaaaccaataaaaattaaaagaaaaaagatcatggtgatgaatacacaactatgtatgATATTacgagccactgactgtacaccatgtatggattgtgcGTGTGtgatttgtcaacaaaaatattttaaaaattaataaagaaagaaaagaacatgtcAAGCTGTGCATGCAAATGGAAAACTTGAAGTATTAAGGAGAGGCTCGAAATCAAAAGGCactttgaaacaaaaaaaagaggatatgTGATATCTCCCTTGCAACAGTGATAAAGGAATCCACTAATGTGGGTCCATAACTTCTATAACTTGCAAAGTCATTACCAACAAAGCctataggaagaaaagaaatggaaagattatGTGGCAAGTGGACTGAATgccaaagagggaaaaaattggaaTCTTTCCCCCAAAGAGAAAACACTATCTATATACAAAGCCCTGAAATCATGCAGGTCTGTGCTAGCAGGGGGTTGATGATTTAATATATTGCTACAATTTCCAAAGACTTTCAGTTGTTGGGCAAAACcatgaatacagatgaaaaagCCACAAAAGAATTTTCAGCAATGATTCAGAAGTTTATCTGATGAAATTTTCAATTTTGACAAGAGATGTATCTACTATAAATGCACACCTGTAAGGAGCTACATTTCAAAGGCAGAAAAATATGCCCCCCGATTTAAGGTTACACAAACTTAAGATCACAAATTTGGATACTTCTACCATCACAATAACCCAAGAGCTGCAACCTTTCTGATAGCTACTTCTGCAAGCGAACTTCAAGCCTTTTTTAAGGTAAGGTGCTATATGTATTGcgttatttatgtatttcttaacCACTTCACATGTATGAAActataaactatttttattaagttcctgtctttttaaaacatttcactgAGAAAAGTTTTTAAGTATTACGCCCTTAACCCCATCTTCCCCATAAGCTCTGTGGTTTTTATTCCATGATTTTGCACAATGCAGTGATTTTTAGGCATACGTGTCATGCAAAAGCAGAACTGACCGTATTTTGCGAGGCAacttagttttccatttttttaaatctgttaataAAGAAACTTTGAATTCTAAAAGCTTCCTGTctaaaagcaaaaggacaaaccTTCCTGTctaaaagcaaaaggacaaaccTTCCTGTGAATCCTTTTTGACCCAGGGATAAGAAATTTGACTTGCCTGTGATGGATGTCACTCAAGCCTCTGCAGGAATCTACTGTGATGATGGTATAGGAATACAGGAGGTTTCCTCCCTCTGGGGGCTCCCAGCAGTCAAAGATCCCAGCCATTGTCAGTGGCCTCCAATTGCCCCAGACGTTCTCCCAGTCTTCAGGACTGCTGGCAGGACCAATGCTGCCTGACTGG
This region of Tamandua tetradactyla isolate mTamTet1 chromosome 9, mTamTet1.pri, whole genome shotgun sequence genomic DNA includes:
- the HMCES gene encoding abasic site processing protein HMCES, with translation MCGRTSCHLPREFLTRACAYRDRQGQQRLPEWRDSDKYYPSYNKSPQSNSPVLVSRLHLEKDADSSERVIAPMRWGLVPSWFKEGDPSKLQFNTINCRSDTMMEKRSFKVPLGKGRRCVVLADGFYEWQPCLDTSQRQPYFIYFPQTKTEKSGSIGPASSPEDWENVWGNWRPLTMAGIFDCWEPPEGGNLLYSYTIITVDSCRGLSDIHHRMPAILDGEEAVSKWLDFGEVSTQEALKLIHPTENITFHPVSFVVNNCRNNTPECLAPIDLLIKKEPKASASSQKMLQWLATKSPKKEDPKTPQKEASDVPQWSSQFLQKSPVPTKRGSAGLLERWLKREKEEEPLAKRPHN